A DNA window from Onthophagus taurus isolate NC chromosome 1, IU_Otau_3.0, whole genome shotgun sequence contains the following coding sequences:
- the LOC111422399 gene encoding probable 3',5'-cyclic phosphodiesterase pde-5 isoform X2 produces MWSAFTERLALLCSTKQQKRAQMRNDVTPVSTSPPTMPPAHVTADQVSEFLRLHPDFLERYVTEEVELEQLERWIIRRSQRLKKKTGSCSKNNRKTSLSRWKFCVHADKRQMLQDLTHSLQLNPQKDHVLWELANCISSAVGVDGFRLHIPDKNNGDQLCLYLGPEDKTEHDEIKIHKVKNGVTVPSYVARTLEPIHLSSDSLDPRFPGAISEENEAFHVLCQPIVQPDGHLAAVLELWRKSPGGPFHEEDEEITCSYLVWGGIALHYAHLYLTMDKQRKLNDFLLAVVKSIFQDMVSMDMLIMKIMNFAQRLVDADRASLFLVDSKNKELYATIFDVGVETHRDGLDEENDDNIRMHTSKEIRFPLGTGIAGQVAMTGEILNISDAYSDERFNRTVDQLTGYKTQTILCMPIYIRGSIIGVVQMVNKHTGMFNKEDEEAFEMFAVYCGLALHHAKLYDKIRRSEQKYRVALEVLSYHNSCNEDEFYTALKEGLPENVIGIDDYYFNAFEIEDYEKARQSIYMFIDLFGLTRFDKSSLLKFTLTVRKNYRRVPYHNWTHGFSVANCMYSIIKHSDNVFRPNEALALFIGALCHDLDHRGKNNKFMLDTESPLAAIYSTSTMEHHHFNQTVTILQQEGHNIFSKLSSSEYKQVLSLIKHCILATDLALFFPNKAKLNQIVQEHSFSWSNQEHRLLIQAIAMTASDLSASAKPWNIQVETVKIIFEEFYQQGDAERAAGRKPIPMMDRYQPDQQASSQVGFLMGICMPCYDLLYSLIPETKPLLQMCKENLERWQNIDDEIKKK; encoded by the exons gaGCTCAAATGAGGAACGATGTCACTCCAGTTTCCACGTCTCCACCAACAATGCCACCAGCACACGTTACAG cCGATCAAGTATCGGAGTTTTTGCGTTTGCATCCAGATTTTTTGGAACGTTATGTGACGGAGGAAGTGGAATTGGAACAATTGGAACGATGGATAATAAGGAGATCACaaagattgaaaaaaaaaaccggGTCGTGCTCGAAAAACAACCGAAAAACAAGCTTATCGAGATGGAAGTTTTGCGTTCACGCAGATAAACGACAAATGCTCCAAGATCTAACTCACAGTTTACAATTGAACCCGCAAAAAGATCATGTGTTATGGGAACTTGCAAATTGCATTTCCTCGGCGGTTGGTGTCGACGGTTTTAG ATTACATATCCCAGATAAAAATAATGGAGACCAACTTTGCTTATACTTAGGACCTGAAGATAAAACCGAGCATGACGAGATCAAAATTCACAAAGTTAAAAATGGGGTTACCGTTCCTTCGTATGTCGCAAGAACTTTAGAACCCATCCATTTGTCTAGCGATAGTCTTGATCCTAGATTTCCGGGAGCAATATCCGAAGAG aaCGAGGCATTCCACGTCCTTTGCCAACCGATCGTCCAACCTGATGGACATCTAGCCGCAGTTCTGGAATTGTGGAGGAAATCACCAGGGGGGCCGTTTCACGAAGAGGACGAGGAGATAACTTGCAGCTATTTAGTTTGGGGCGGTATAGCATTACACTACGCCCATCTCTATTTAACTATGGACAAACAACGGAAGCTTAACGATTTTCTGCTTGCGGTGGTCAA GTCAATTTTTCAAGATATGGTCAGTATGgatatgttaataatgaaaataatgaatttCGCACAACGTTTGGTTGATGCAGACCGAGCATCACTTTTCTTAGTCGATTCAAAAAACAAAGAGCTTTACGCAACAATTTTCGACGTCGGTGTAGAAACGCATCGCGATGGTTTAGACGAAGAAAATGATGACAACATAAGAATgcatacatcaaaagaaataaGATTTCCCTTAGGAACGGGAATAGCGGGCCAAGTTGCAATGACCGGGGAAATCCTAAACATATCTGATGCTTATTCAGACGAACGGTTCAATAGAACTGTTGACCAATTAACCGGTTACAAAACACAAACTATCTTATGCATGCCGATTTATATAAGGGGATCGATAATCGGAGTAGTACAAATGGTAAATAAACATACCGGAATGTTCAATAAAGAGGACGAGGAAGCTTTCGAAATGTTTGCTGTTTATTGCGGTTTGGCGTTACATCACGCGAAACTTTACGATAAAATACGCCGTTCAGAGCAAAAATATCGTGTTGCTTTGGAAGTTTTGAGTTACCACAATAGTTGTAACGAAGACGAATTTTATACGGCTTTAAAAGAAGGACTTCCCGAGAACGTAATCGGAATTGATGATTATTATTTCAACGCATTCGAAATTGAGGATTATGAAAAAGCTCGCCAATCTATTTATATGTTTATCGATCTCTTTGGGTTAACGAGATTCGATAAAAGCAGTTTACTTAAATTTACCTTAActgtaagaaaaaattatagaaggGTTCCGTATCATAATTGGACCCATGGATTTTCTGTCGCTAATTGCATGTATAGtattattaaacattctgATAATGTGTTTAGACCAAACGAA GCGCTAGCTCTTTTTATAGGGGCTCTATGTCATGATTTAGATCATCgaggaaaaaataataaatttatgctTGATACGGAATCTCCACTTGCTGCTATTTATTCTACATCGACTATGGAGCATCATCATTTTAATCAAACTGTCACAATTCTACAACaa gAAGGGCACAATATTTTCAGCAAACTTTCTAGTAGTGAATACAAACAAGTTCtaagtttaattaaacattgtattttagCAACAGATTTAGCACTATTTTTCCCAAATAAGgcaaaattaaaccaaatcgTTCAGGAGCATTCCTTTTCATGGTCAAACCAAGAGCATCGATTACTCATTCAAGCAATTGCAATGACTGCTAGTGATTTATCGGCAAGTGCAAAACCTTGGAACATTCAAGTTGAAACGGTGAAGATTATTTTCGAGGAGTTTTATCAACAAGGTGACGCTGAACGAGCAGCTGGAAGGAAACCGATTCCGATGATGGACAGGTATCAACCCGACCAACAAGCTTCATCTCAAGTTGGATTTTTAATGGGGATTTGTATGCCGTGTTATGATCTGTTGTATTCATTAATTCCGGAAACTAAACCGCTGTTGCAAATGTGCAAAGAAAATCTTGAACGATGGCAGAATATCGATGAtgaaatcaagaaaaagtaa
- the LOC111418189 gene encoding protein UXT homolog gives MSSQLIQNKVKEYESFIEDVLKKDLKDIEVKLSKSVGKHGEWEELQTTIALLRRFKDRELNLLVPLDCGVSVNAETDDYNRLLVNIGAGCLLELDYDEAHKYADIRLRIVKKEIDHYRDLAAKVKAKIKITLLAIDQLSNGSIK, from the coding sequence ATGAGTTcacaattaattcaaaataaagtaaaagaaTACGAATCGTTTATAGAAGATGTTTTAAAGAAAGACCTTAAAGATATAGAAGTAAAACTAAGTAAATCTGTTGGTAAACATGGAGAATGGGAAGAGTTACAAACCACAATAGCCCTTTTACGGAGGTTTAAAGATAGAGAATTAAATCTTTTAGTGCCTCTAGATTGTGGAGTGAGTGTAAATGCGGAAACGGATGATTATAATAGACTCTTAGTAAATATTGGTGCTGGGTGCTTATTAGAACTTGATTATGATGAAGCTCATAAATATGCTGATATACGATTAAGGATAGTTAAGAAAGAAATTGATCATTATAGAGATTTAGCAGCTAAAGTAAAagcgaaaattaaaattactttgttaGCTATAGATCAATTAAGTAATGGAAGTATTAAGTAA